The proteins below come from a single Hippea jasoniae genomic window:
- a CDS encoding GntR family transcriptional regulator: protein MIVTKPLREQVYEYLKEKINSGDLKKGGIIDLTEISKSLNISKTPLRDALIMLESEGFVEILPRKGVRVKPLTLENIKNIYQMIGWIECGIIMDVQSLITQTHIANMSSYNKLMKEALDSNNFDRYYTFNLMFHDTYLDLSTNKEALRLLTILKQRLYDFPRKKEYVPDWEYNSLKEHDKLIELLNDREFEKAGLFIKDVHWSFEVQKPYIMRYYFSDK, encoded by the coding sequence ATGATTGTTACGAAACCTTTAAGAGAGCAGGTTTACGAATACTTAAAAGAAAAAATCAACTCAGGAGACCTAAAAAAAGGCGGCATAATTGACTTAACAGAGATATCAAAGAGTCTAAACATCAGCAAAACCCCGCTAAGGGATGCCCTCATTATGCTTGAGAGTGAGGGTTTTGTCGAGATCCTGCCGCGCAAGGGCGTAAGGGTAAAGCCGCTTACTTTAGAAAACATCAAAAACATCTACCAGATGATTGGCTGGATTGAATGCGGCATTATTATGGATGTACAATCTTTAATAACACAAACCCACATAGCAAACATGTCAAGCTACAACAAATTGATGAAGGAAGCCTTAGATAGCAACAACTTTGATAGATACTATACTTTTAACCTGATGTTTCACGATACATACCTTGATCTATCAACGAATAAAGAAGCACTCAGGCTTTTAACAATACTCAAACAGAGGCTTTATGATTTCCCACGAAAAAAGGAATATGTGCCAGACTGGGAATACAACTCCTTAAAAGAGCACGATAAACTCATAGAACTATTAAATGACAGGGAGTTTGAAAAGGCAGGCTTATTTATAAAGGATGTTCACTGGTCTTTTGAGGTTCAAAAACCGTATATTATGCGATATTACTTTTCAGATAAGTAG